From one Lolium rigidum isolate FL_2022 chromosome 4, APGP_CSIRO_Lrig_0.1, whole genome shotgun sequence genomic stretch:
- the LOC124646606 gene encoding protein ROLLING AND ERECT LEAF 2, whose amino-acid sequence MGCAASKVEQEDTVRRCKERRRNIKDAVAARQQLASAHADYLRSLRLTAAALSRFAQGHPSLAVSHNTAPVLLTTAAPPALHAPTPPPAASSSVASSSLPPPTPLPRHHQAPPPPQHHQTQPPPAPAAVRLDRDPRMRRLKVPHILSDSSVASPAQSSFRKPPVAGTPSSSSAWDWENFYPPSPPDSEFFDRRKTDLEEATRLRELDEEAKARGYLHDHLKEEDDEADDDEEREEDAHCGGWEDEEDHYASTTTSETRSDGDELGNRSECGFAARSEYGGTAPSEYAAMAMPMQLRRADRSEAGDSSSTVTAATEMRMVVRHRTLAEIVAAIEEYFVKAADAGDGVSELLEASRAQLDRNFRQLKKTVYHSNSMLSALSSTWTSKPPLAVRYKMDAHEMDSMEGKSHGSTLERLLAWEKKLYEEVKARESVKIEHQKKLSTLQGLEYRGRDSAKLDKTKVSINKLQSLIVVTSEAATTTSSAIVRVRDNELAPQLVELCFALLSMWRSMNYFHETQNEIVKQVRGLVDNSMAESTSDLHRLATRDLEAAVSAWHSNFNRLIKYQRDYIRSLYGWLKLTLFQVDSIAPQGGQATLISRELTTFCDEWKQALDRLPDAVASEAIKSFVNVVHVIYTKQAEEMKIKKRTETYSKELEKKTNSLRAIEKKYYQSYSIVGLGLPGSGRDGMDGHSFDARDPLNEKKTEIAQCRRKVEDEISRHAKAVEVTRSMTLNNIQTGLPGMFQAIAGFSGTVAEALDGVCRRAGSVR is encoded by the exons ATGGGGTGCGCGGCGTCCAAGGTGGAGCAGGAGGACACGGTGCGGCGCTGCAAGGAGCGGCGCCGGAACATCAAGGACGCCGTCGCCGCGCGCCAGCAGCTCGCCTCCGCGCACGCCGACTACCTCCGCTCCCTGCGCCTCACGGCCGCCGCGCTCTCCCGCTTCGCGCAGGGCCACCCCTCCCTCGCCGTCTCCCACAACACCGCGCCCGTCCTCCTCaccaccgccgcgccgccggccctgcacgcgcccacgccgccacccgccgcctcctcctccgtcgcctCGTCGTCTCTCCCACCCCCCACGCCGCTCCCTCGCCACCaccaggcgccgccgccgccgcagcaccatCAGACGCAGCCTCCGCCGGCCCCTGCCGCGGTCAGGCTCGACCGGGATCCGAGGATGCGGCGCCTCAAGGTCCCCCACATCCTCTCCGACTCGAGCGTCGCGAGCCCGGCGCAGTCCTCCTTCCGGAAGCCGCCGGTGGCGGGGACCCCGTCCTCGTCGTCGGCCTGGGACTGGGAGAACTTCTACCCGCCGTCCCCGCCCGACTCCGAGTTCTTCGACCGCCGCAAGACCGACCTCGAGGAGGCCacccgcctccgcgagctcgacGAGGAGGCCAAGGCGCGGGGCTACCTCCACGACCACCTcaaagaagaggacgacgaggccgacgacgacgaggagaggGAAGAGGACGCGCATTGCGGCGGgtgggaggacgaggaggaccacTACGCGTCCACCACCACGTCCGAGACCAGATCGGACGGGGACGAGCTGGGGAACAGATCGGAGTGCGGCTTCGCCGCCAGATCGGAGTACGGCGGCACCGCGCCGTCCGAGTACGCCGCCATGGCCATGCCGATGCAGCTCAGGAGGGCCGACCGGTCCGAGGCCGGGGACTCCTCCTCCACCGTCACCGCCGCCACCGAGATGCGGATGGTCGTGCGCCACCGCACGCTCGCCGAGATcgtcgccgccatcgaggagtacTTCGTCAAGGCGGCAGACGCAGGGGACGGCGTGTCAGAGCTCCTCGAGGCCAGCCGCGCCCAGCTAGACCGCAACTTCCGCCAGCTCAAAA AGACGGTGTACCACTCGAACAGCATGCTATCAGCACTGTCGTCAACCTGGACGTCAAAGCCGCCATTGGCTGTGCGCTACAAGATGGACGCTCATGAGATGGACTCAATGGAAGGGAAGAGCCATGGGTCAACACTGGAGCGACTTCTGGCCTGGGAAAAGAAGCTGTATGAGGAGGTCAAG GCTAGAGAGAGCGTGAAGATTGAGCATCAGAAGAAGCTTTCTACTCTGCAAGGCTTGGAATACAGAGGGAGGGATAGTGCCAAGCTGGACAAGACCAAGGTTTCCATCAACAAGCTGCAATCCCTGATAGTTGTTACATCAGAAGCTGCCACTACCACATCCTCAGCCATCGTCAGAGTCCGTGACAACGAGCTTGCACCACAGCTTGTCGAGCTTTGTTTTGC GTTGTTGAGCATGTGGAGATCAATGAACTACTTCCATGAAACCCAGAACGAGATTGTTAAACAAGTGCGTGGTCTGGTGGACAACTCCATGGCTGAGTCAACGTCTGACCTTCACAGGCTTGCAACCCGTGATCTTGAGGCCGCTGTCTCAGCGTGGCACTCGAACTTCAACCGACTCATCAAATACCAACGCGACTACATCCGTTCACTCTATGGCTGGCTGAAGCTCACACTCTTCCAGGTAGACAGCATCGCCCCACAAGGAGGTCAGGCGACGCTGATCTCACGCGAGCTCACCACCTTCTGTGACGAGTGGAAGCAAGCACTGGACCGGCTTCCGGACGCGGTCGCGTCAGAGGCTATCAAGAGCTTCGTGAACGTCGTCCACGTCATCTACACGAAGCAGGCAGAAGAGATGAAGATCAAGAAGCGGACCGAGACATACTCgaaggagctggagaagaagaccAACTCGCTCAGGGCCATCGAGAAGAAATACTACCAGTCGTACTCGATCGTGGGGCTCGGCCTTCCGGGCAGCGGGCGCGACGGCATGGACGGTCACAGCTTCGACGCCCGCGACCCTCTTAACGAGAAGAAGACCGAGATCGCCCAGTGCCGCCGGAAGGTGGAGGATGAGATATCGAGGCATGCCAAGGCCGTCGAGGTGACCAGGTCGATGACGCTGAACAACATCCAGACCGGCCTGCCAGGAATGTTCCAAGCCATCGCTGGTTTCTCGGGCACGGTTGCTGAGGCCCTCGACGGTGTCTGCCGGCGAGCTGGATCAGTGCGGTAG